A stretch of Pseudomonas taetrolens DNA encodes these proteins:
- a CDS encoding methyltransferase translates to MPVLETPFAQLHLIRQPEQQNEPLQAFDAADEYVLNHLAEQGLPANSRVLVLNDSFGALAISLVGSMRVTSSSDSFLATQALEKNLVRNHHAFDAVTIVPASHPLTGPFDCVLVRVPKTLALLEEQLIRLQGQLAPGARVIATAMVKHLPRAAGDLLERYIGPVQASLAVKKARLLIATPEAKGPFTSPYPSRYVMDEPAIELLNHANVFCREGLDIGTRAFLPHLPKNLGSARVADLGCGNGVLAIASALNNPDAQYTLVDESFMAVQSALENWQAALGERDVIVRADDGLAGQAPDSLDVVLCNPPFHQQQVVGDFLAWRMFQQAREALVVGGALYIVGNRHLGYHSKLAKLFRGVEQVAATPKFVILKARK, encoded by the coding sequence ATGCCTGTGCTAGAAACCCCGTTCGCCCAACTCCACCTGATCCGCCAGCCTGAGCAGCAGAATGAGCCATTACAGGCCTTCGATGCAGCGGATGAGTATGTGTTGAACCATCTGGCCGAACAGGGATTACCTGCCAACAGCCGCGTGCTGGTACTTAACGACAGTTTTGGTGCACTCGCGATCAGTCTCGTCGGCAGCATGAGGGTCACCAGTAGCAGCGACTCATTTCTGGCCACTCAAGCGCTGGAAAAAAACCTGGTGCGCAATCATCACGCCTTTGATGCCGTAACGATCGTTCCGGCCAGTCACCCCCTTACCGGGCCGTTCGACTGTGTACTGGTGCGCGTACCCAAAACCCTGGCCCTGCTCGAGGAACAACTGATCCGCCTGCAAGGCCAACTGGCACCGGGCGCGCGCGTTATTGCAACGGCAATGGTCAAGCACCTGCCCCGCGCGGCAGGCGACTTGCTGGAGCGTTACATCGGTCCGGTACAGGCCTCTCTGGCGGTAAAAAAAGCCCGCTTGCTGATCGCCACACCAGAAGCCAAGGGGCCTTTTACTTCGCCTTATCCATCGCGCTACGTGATGGATGAACCGGCCATCGAGCTGCTCAACCACGCCAACGTGTTCTGCCGCGAAGGGCTGGACATCGGCACCCGTGCTTTCCTGCCCCACTTGCCAAAAAACCTGGGCTCGGCGCGGGTCGCGGATCTGGGTTGCGGCAACGGAGTGCTGGCGATTGCCAGTGCTCTGAACAACCCCGACGCGCAGTACACACTGGTGGATGAGTCGTTTATGGCTGTGCAGTCCGCCCTTGAAAACTGGCAGGCAGCTCTGGGTGAAAGGGATGTGATCGTGCGGGCGGATGATGGCCTTGCAGGCCAGGCACCTGACTCACTGGACGTGGTGCTGTGTAATCCGCCGTTTCACCAGCAACAGGTTGTGGGCGACTTCCTCGCCTGGCGCATGTTTCAGCAAGCGCGTGAAGCCCTGGTGGTCGGCGGCGCGCTGTATATCGTCGGCAATCGCCACCTGGGCTATCACAGCAAGCTGGCCAAACTGTTTCGCGGTGTCGAGCAAGTCGCAGCCACACCGAAGTTTGTGATTCTCAAGGCGCGCAAGTAA
- a CDS encoding DUF2474 domain-containing protein: protein MAGKDYLHDVQECEKKPLWQRIGWLLVIWTGSVATLAVFAWLIRLFMTAAGMKTH from the coding sequence ATGGCTGGCAAAGACTATCTACACGACGTGCAAGAGTGCGAGAAAAAGCCACTGTGGCAACGCATTGGCTGGTTGCTGGTGATCTGGACCGGCAGTGTGGCGACACTGGCCGTGTTTGCCTGGCTGATTCGCCTGTTCATGACCGCCGCGGGCATGAAAACCCATTGA
- the cydB gene encoding cytochrome d ubiquinol oxidase subunit II: MGIDLPLIWAIIIIFGIMMYVVMDGFDLGIGILFPFIKGEQDRDVMMNTVAPVWDGNETWLVLGGAALFGAFPLAYSVVLSALYLPLVLMLVGLIFRGVAFEFRFKARPEKRHIWDKAFIGGSIAATFFQGVALGAFIDGFPVVDRQYAGGGLDWLSPFTVFCGIALIVAYALLGCTWLIMKTEGHLQERMHKLGRPLALAVLALMGVVSLWTPLAHTDIAARWFTLPNLFWFLPVPILVLVTLYSLLKAIARKAHYLPFLLTLVLIFLGYSGLGISLWPNIIPPSISIWDAAAPPQSQGFMLVGTLFIIPFILGYTFWSYYVFRGKVTHEDGYH; the protein is encoded by the coding sequence ATGGGTATTGATCTGCCACTTATCTGGGCAATCATCATCATCTTCGGGATCATGATGTACGTGGTCATGGATGGCTTCGATCTCGGGATCGGCATCCTCTTCCCGTTCATCAAGGGCGAGCAGGACCGTGACGTGATGATGAACACGGTTGCTCCTGTCTGGGACGGCAACGAAACCTGGCTGGTACTGGGCGGCGCAGCGTTGTTTGGTGCCTTTCCACTGGCTTACTCGGTGGTGCTGTCGGCACTTTACCTGCCACTGGTGCTGATGCTGGTCGGCTTGATCTTCCGCGGTGTGGCCTTTGAGTTCCGCTTCAAGGCCCGGCCCGAGAAGCGTCACATCTGGGACAAGGCTTTTATCGGCGGGTCGATTGCCGCGACCTTCTTCCAGGGCGTTGCACTGGGGGCCTTTATTGATGGCTTCCCCGTGGTTGATCGTCAGTACGCGGGCGGTGGTCTGGACTGGCTCTCGCCATTCACCGTGTTCTGCGGGATCGCACTGATCGTGGCTTATGCCTTGCTCGGTTGCACCTGGCTGATCATGAAGACCGAAGGTCATTTGCAAGAGCGCATGCACAAGCTGGGTCGCCCACTGGCCCTTGCTGTGCTGGCCCTGATGGGCGTTGTCAGCCTGTGGACGCCGCTGGCGCATACCGACATCGCCGCACGCTGGTTCACGCTGCCGAACCTGTTCTGGTTCTTGCCGGTGCCGATCCTGGTACTGGTGACCCTGTACAGTCTGCTCAAGGCAATTGCACGCAAGGCTCACTACCTGCCGTTCCTGCTGACCCTGGTGCTGATCTTCCTGGGTTACAGCGGTCTGGGCATCAGCTTGTGGCCGAACATCATCCCGCCATCGATCTCGATCTGGGACGCTGCCGCGCCACCGCAAAGCCAGGGCTTCATGCTGGTCGGCACGCTGTTCATCATTCCGTTTATCCTTGGTTACACCTTCTGGAGCTACTACGTGTTCCGCGGCAAGGTGACCCACGAAGACGGCTACCACTAG
- a CDS encoding cytochrome ubiquinol oxidase subunit I, translating into MFGLEALDLARIQFAFTVSFHILFPAITIGLASYLMVLEGMWLKTRDDTYRDLYHFWSKIFAVNFGMGVVSGLVMAYQFGTNWSRFSDFAGAVTGPLLTYEVLTAFFLEAGFLGVMLFGWNRVGRGMHFFSTAMVALGTLISTFWILASNSWMQTPQGFEIIDGRVIPVDWLAVIFNPSFPYRLAHMATAAFVATAFFVGASAAWHLLRGRNTPAIRRMLSMAMWMALVVAPVQALIGDAHGLNTLEYQPVKIAAIEGHWENKPGEPTPLILFGIPNMKTETTDYKIEVPYLGSLILTHSLDKQIPAMKDFPAADRPNSTIVFFTFRIMVALGMLMIFIGLWSLWLRKRGTLYENRWFLRLVLWMGPSGLIAILAGWFTTEIGRQPWVVYGLMRTADASSNHSVTQMSITLIMFVVVYFSLFGVGLGYMMRLVRKGPVTHEGDDHTSGGPGQKRTPARPLSAAVEGTDDGHSDSLKKGN; encoded by the coding sequence ATGTTCGGTTTGGAGGCTTTAGATCTCGCCCGAATTCAGTTTGCGTTTACCGTATCGTTCCACATTCTGTTTCCTGCCATCACCATCGGGCTCGCCAGTTACCTGATGGTGCTCGAAGGCATGTGGCTGAAAACCCGTGACGATACGTACCGCGACCTGTACCACTTTTGGTCGAAGATATTCGCAGTCAACTTTGGTATGGGTGTGGTGTCGGGTCTGGTCATGGCCTATCAGTTCGGTACGAACTGGTCGAGGTTCTCAGACTTCGCCGGTGCGGTGACCGGTCCATTGCTGACCTATGAAGTACTCACCGCATTCTTCCTTGAGGCAGGCTTTCTGGGCGTCATGCTCTTTGGCTGGAACCGCGTCGGTCGCGGGATGCACTTTTTCTCGACCGCGATGGTGGCCCTCGGCACCCTCATTTCGACCTTCTGGATTCTGGCGTCCAACAGCTGGATGCAGACCCCCCAGGGCTTCGAAATCATTGATGGCCGCGTGATCCCGGTCGATTGGCTGGCGGTGATCTTCAACCCGTCCTTCCCTTACCGTCTGGCGCACATGGCCACGGCAGCCTTTGTGGCCACGGCGTTCTTCGTCGGTGCTTCGGCGGCCTGGCATTTGCTGCGGGGTCGTAACACTCCGGCGATCCGCCGCATGCTCTCGATGGCGATGTGGATGGCGCTCGTGGTAGCACCGGTACAGGCGCTGATCGGTGACGCTCATGGCCTGAACACCCTTGAGTATCAGCCGGTGAAAATCGCTGCGATCGAAGGCCACTGGGAGAACAAGCCCGGTGAGCCGACACCGCTGATTCTGTTCGGCATCCCGAACATGAAGACCGAGACCACCGATTACAAGATTGAAGTGCCTTATCTGGGCAGCCTGATCCTGACCCACAGCCTGGACAAACAAATCCCGGCCATGAAGGATTTTCCTGCCGCTGACCGTCCGAACTCGACCATCGTGTTCTTTACCTTCCGCATCATGGTTGCGCTGGGCATGCTGATGATCTTCATCGGCCTGTGGAGCCTATGGCTGCGCAAGCGCGGCACGCTGTACGAAAACCGCTGGTTCTTGCGTCTGGTGTTGTGGATGGGGCCGTCCGGACTGATCGCGATCCTGGCCGGCTGGTTCACCACCGAGATCGGTCGTCAGCCGTGGGTGGTCTACGGACTGATGCGCACCGCTGATGCATCGTCCAACCACAGCGTTACGCAGATGAGCATCACGCTGATCATGTTTGTAGTGGTGTACTTCTCACTGTTTGGTGTCGGGCTGGGTTACATGATGCGTCTGGTGCGCAAAGGTCCGGTGACCCATGAAGGTGACGATCACACTTCCGGTGGTCCAGGTCAGAAGCGCACGCCAGCCCGTCCTCTGTCGGCTGCCGTTGAAGGCACTGACGATGGCCACAGCGACAGCCTGAAGAAGGGGAACTGA
- the radA gene encoding DNA repair protein RadA, which translates to MAKPKRIFGCTECGATFPKWAGQCGECGVWNTLVETIVESGSAAPPSGRTGWTGQQAQIKTLAEVSIEEIPRFSTASGELDRVLGGGLVDGSVVLIGGDPGIGKSTILLQTLCHMATRMPALYVTGEESQQQVAMRARRLGLPQDQLKVMTETCIESIIATAKLEKPKVMVIDSIQTIFTEQLQSAPGGVSQVRESAALLVRYAKQSGTAIFLVGHVTKEGALAGPRVLEHMVDTVLYFEGESDGRLRLLRAVKNRFGAVNELGVFGMTDKGLKEVSNPSAIFLTRAQEEVPGSVVMATWEGTRPMLVEVQALVDDSHMSNPRRVTLGLDQNRLAMLLAVLHRHGGIPTHDQDVFLNVVGGVKVLETASDLALMAAVMSSLRNRPLPHDLLVFGEVGLSGEVRPVPSGQERLKEAAKHGFKRAIVPKGNAPKESPPGLKVIGVTRLEQALDALFE; encoded by the coding sequence ATGGCCAAGCCTAAGCGCATTTTCGGCTGCACCGAGTGCGGTGCAACCTTTCCCAAGTGGGCCGGGCAGTGCGGCGAATGCGGCGTCTGGAACACGTTGGTCGAAACCATTGTAGAAAGCGGTTCAGCCGCGCCGCCCAGCGGTCGTACCGGGTGGACCGGCCAACAGGCCCAGATCAAAACCCTGGCCGAAGTCAGCATCGAAGAAATTCCGCGCTTTTCCACCGCGTCCGGTGAGTTGGACCGGGTGCTCGGTGGCGGCCTGGTCGATGGCTCTGTGGTGCTGATTGGTGGCGACCCCGGCATCGGCAAATCGACCATCCTGCTGCAAACCCTGTGTCACATGGCCACGCGCATGCCGGCGTTGTATGTCACCGGTGAGGAGTCTCAGCAGCAAGTGGCCATGCGCGCCCGGCGTCTGGGGTTGCCGCAGGACCAGCTCAAGGTGATGACCGAAACCTGTATCGAAAGCATCATCGCCACCGCCAAGCTGGAAAAGCCCAAGGTCATGGTGATCGACTCGATCCAGACCATCTTTACCGAGCAACTGCAGTCGGCGCCGGGTGGCGTTTCGCAAGTGCGCGAGAGCGCGGCCCTGTTGGTGCGCTACGCCAAGCAAAGCGGCACGGCCATTTTCCTGGTGGGCCACGTGACCAAGGAAGGCGCGCTTGCCGGGCCGCGGGTGCTGGAGCACATGGTCGACACTGTGCTGTATTTCGAGGGTGAGTCCGATGGCCGCCTGCGTTTGCTGCGGGCGGTGAAGAACCGGTTTGGCGCGGTCAATGAGTTGGGCGTGTTTGGCATGACTGATAAAGGCTTGAAAGAAGTCTCCAACCCATCGGCCATCTTTCTGACGCGCGCCCAGGAGGAAGTTCCGGGCAGTGTGGTCATGGCCACCTGGGAGGGCACGCGACCTATGCTGGTGGAAGTCCAGGCATTGGTGGATGACAGTCATATGTCCAACCCGCGTCGTGTGACCCTCGGTCTGGATCAGAACCGTCTGGCCATGTTGCTGGCGGTCCTGCATCGCCACGGCGGTATTCCGACCCACGATCAGGATGTATTCCTTAACGTCGTGGGCGGGGTCAAAGTGCTGGAAACCGCCTCCGATCTCGCGTTGATGGCGGCGGTGATGTCCAGTCTGCGTAATCGGCCGTTGCCCCATGACTTGCTGGTATTTGGAGAGGTGGGACTGTCCGGGGAGGTACGCCCGGTGCCCAGTGGACAGGAACGGCTTAAAGAAGCGGCCAAACATGGCTTCAAACGCGCCATTGTTCCCAAGGGCAACGCCCCGAAAGAGTCTCCGCCCGGGTTGAAGGTCATTGGCGTGACCCGCCTGGAACAAGCACTGGATGCGTTGTTTGAATAG
- a CDS encoding LuxR family transcriptional regulator → MKLQGIRYEYQSITEQTEREIFDYTLKKVTEYGFSRFFFRTSLRLGNTHLDGAILSNYPNEFITTYENNHYTHKDPLINHCQFSIEPILWDEHVFNKTPDLLKQVQSIGLKYGWSQSVHDAMGAVSILSLGRSHTPLTVDEYNEKAADILWLCNQLHIVMISQFSPAGRAAHPVSRLSIREVEVLKWTAEGKTASDIAMILSLTTRTINFHISSAMQKMGANNKTSAVVIATKSGLL, encoded by the coding sequence ATGAAACTGCAAGGAATACGCTATGAATATCAATCAATTACGGAACAAACAGAACGTGAAATATTTGACTACACCTTAAAGAAAGTCACCGAGTACGGATTTAGTCGATTTTTCTTCCGCACATCACTTCGTCTTGGAAACACCCATTTAGATGGCGCCATCTTAAGCAACTACCCAAACGAGTTCATAACCACGTATGAAAACAATCATTACACCCACAAAGACCCGTTGATCAATCACTGCCAGTTTTCCATTGAACCGATTCTTTGGGATGAGCATGTTTTCAACAAAACACCCGACCTGCTGAAGCAAGTGCAATCCATTGGACTGAAATATGGCTGGTCCCAGTCCGTGCATGATGCCATGGGCGCCGTCAGCATCTTGAGTCTCGGTAGAAGCCACACGCCGCTCACCGTCGATGAGTACAATGAAAAGGCGGCTGACATTCTGTGGCTATGCAACCAACTGCACATCGTCATGATCAGCCAGTTCTCTCCCGCCGGACGCGCTGCTCATCCCGTCTCTCGCCTATCCATTCGGGAAGTGGAGGTTCTGAAGTGGACTGCCGAAGGTAAAACCGCCTCCGACATTGCCATGATCCTGAGCCTGACCACCCGAACCATAAACTTCCATATCAGCAGCGCCATGCAAAAAATGGGGGCTAATAACAAAACCTCTGCAGTGGTCATTGCGACCAAATCTGGCTTGCTCTAG
- the yjiA gene encoding GTPase yields MSSPIPVTILSGFLGAGKTTLLRYLLKAEHGLKIAVIENEFSDAGIDTQLLGDEPVQVMTLANGCVCCTIHTDLTKALYLLLERLDSGEIAFDRLVIECTGLADPAPVAQTFFIDEELRERYLLDGIITLVDAAHADIHLSQTIAQAQVGFADRLLVSKRDLVDDSTFDALCERLTRINRRAPIRVVEHGKIDLAELLDVRGFNLNADLGGGLSLRPVPRASSIDRISSLVLRTDQALDIDRLSEFMNELLEEHGKQLLRYKGVLNIAGEDRRLVFQGVLKLYGFDWDTEWVEGETRESVMVFIADDLPEARIREGFARLES; encoded by the coding sequence ATGTCCTCTCCAATTCCCGTCACCATCCTCAGCGGCTTTCTGGGGGCTGGCAAAACCACCTTGCTGCGCTACCTGCTAAAGGCCGAGCACGGCTTGAAAATCGCGGTGATCGAAAACGAGTTCAGCGATGCCGGGATCGACACCCAACTGCTGGGTGACGAGCCAGTGCAAGTCATGACCCTGGCCAATGGCTGTGTGTGCTGCACCATTCACACCGACCTGACCAAAGCCCTCTACCTGCTGCTCGAGCGTCTGGACAGCGGCGAAATTGCGTTCGACCGCCTGGTGATCGAATGCACCGGTCTGGCTGATCCGGCGCCCGTGGCGCAAACTTTTTTTATCGACGAAGAACTGCGAGAGCGTTACCTGCTGGACGGCATTATCACCCTGGTGGATGCCGCCCATGCCGATATACACCTGAGCCAAACCATCGCCCAGGCGCAAGTCGGCTTCGCTGACCGGTTGCTGGTGAGCAAGCGTGACCTGGTGGACGACTCCACGTTCGACGCGCTGTGTGAACGCCTGACCCGCATTAACCGTCGAGCGCCGATTCGGGTGGTCGAGCACGGCAAGATCGACCTGGCTGAACTGCTGGATGTACGCGGATTTAACCTGAACGCGGATTTGGGCGGTGGCCTGAGCTTGCGCCCGGTGCCGCGGGCATCGTCGATTGACCGTATTTCCAGCCTGGTACTGCGCACCGACCAAGCGCTGGACATCGACCGCCTCAGTGAATTCATGAACGAGCTGCTGGAAGAGCACGGCAAGCAACTGCTGCGTTACAAAGGCGTGCTCAACATTGCCGGTGAAGACCGGCGGCTGGTGTTTCAGGGTGTGCTCAAACTATACGGCTTTGATTGGGACACCGAATGGGTTGAGGGGGAGACCCGTGAAAGCGTGATGGTCTTTATTGCTGACGACCTGCCTGAAGCCAGGATTCGGGAGGGTTTTG
- a CDS encoding ferredoxin--NADP reductase, producing MNASAEKFTCQTLLTVTPLTSSLFSLRTTRDPGFRFRAGQFARLGVTKADGSTVWRAYSMVSSPHDEFLEFFSIVVPGGEFTSELSRLSVGDTLMVERQAFGFLTLDRFVDGRDLWLLATGTGIAPFLSILQDFEVWECFERIILVYSVREQKELAYQDLIAELGQREYLAEHAHKLTYIPIVTRETIEGALRGRITTLIENGELEQAAGVELSPEHSRVMLCGNPQMIDDTRQLLKARELQLSLTRRPGQVAVENYW from the coding sequence ATGAATGCCAGCGCAGAAAAATTCACCTGTCAGACCCTTCTCACGGTAACGCCCCTGACCTCCAGTCTGTTTTCGCTGCGGACCACACGCGATCCGGGCTTTCGTTTTCGTGCCGGTCAATTCGCCAGATTAGGCGTGACCAAGGCCGATGGCAGCACGGTGTGGCGGGCCTACTCCATGGTGTCTTCCCCCCATGACGAATTTTTGGAGTTCTTTTCCATTGTGGTACCCGGCGGGGAGTTCACCAGTGAGCTAAGCCGCCTGAGTGTCGGGGATACCTTGATGGTCGAGCGCCAGGCCTTCGGCTTTTTGACCCTGGATCGCTTCGTCGATGGTCGGGACCTGTGGCTGTTGGCGACCGGGACGGGCATCGCGCCGTTTTTGTCGATCCTGCAAGACTTCGAAGTCTGGGAGTGCTTTGAACGCATTATTCTGGTTTACAGCGTCCGCGAACAAAAAGAGCTGGCGTATCAGGATTTAATCGCCGAGTTAGGGCAGCGGGAGTACCTGGCGGAACACGCACATAAGTTGACCTATATACCTATTGTCACGCGAGAAACAATAGAAGGAGCTTTGCGCGGGCGGATCACGACATTGATTGAAAATGGCGAGCTTGAACAAGCGGCAGGTGTCGAGTTGAGCCCTGAGCATTCTCGGGTGATGTTGTGTGGTAATCCACAAATGATTGATGATACTCGGCAGTTGCTCAAGGCGCGTGAGTTGCAACTCAGTCTGACACGCCGGCCGGGGCAAGTGGCCGTTGAGAATTATTGGTAA
- a CDS encoding carbon starvation CstA family protein — MKNNNSLLRHIPWLVLAIVGAFALGVVALRRGEAINALWIVVAAVAIYLVAYRYYSLFIATKVMQLNPLRATPAVVNNDGLDYVPTNKHILFGHHFAAIAGAGPLVGPVLAAQMGYLPGTLWLIAGVVLAGAVQDFMVLFMSTRRNGRSLGDMVREEMGKVPGTIALFGCFLIMIIILAVLALIVVKALAESPWGMFTVMATIPIAMFMGIYMRYIRPGRIGEISFVGVFLLLGSIWLGGQIAASPEWAPVFTFTGTQITWMLIGYGFVAAVLPVWLVLAPRDYLSTFLKIGTIVALAIGILVTMPELKMPAVTQFIDGNGPVWKGGLFPFLFITIACGAVSGFHALISSGTTPKLLDNETNARYIGYGGMLMESFVAIMAMVAASVIEPGVYFAMNSPAAIVGSDVVGVAQTISSWGFAITPDALTALAKDIGETTVLARAGGAPTLAVGIAQILHNVLPGENTMAFWYHFAILFEALFILTAVDAGTRAGRFMLQDLLGSFVPALKRTESWGANLLATGLCVAMWGYLLYQGVIDPLGGINTLWPLFGISNQMLAGIALMLATVVLIKMKRQRYIWVTMLPAVWLLICTTAAGFIKLFDANPAIGFLSLANKYSTALDAGQVLAPAKNIDQMQHVIINAYTNAGLTALFLFVVFSILFYAIKVGIAAWGSKERTDKEAPFQAMPDA; from the coding sequence ATGAAAAATAATAATAGCCTGCTACGCCACATCCCGTGGCTGGTGCTGGCAATTGTAGGAGCCTTCGCCCTTGGCGTAGTAGCCTTGCGCCGAGGCGAGGCGATCAACGCCTTGTGGATCGTAGTGGCAGCAGTTGCCATCTATCTGGTCGCTTATCGTTATTACAGTTTGTTCATCGCTACCAAAGTGATGCAGCTGAACCCCCTGCGGGCGACGCCGGCCGTGGTCAATAACGACGGTCTGGACTACGTGCCGACCAACAAACACATTCTGTTCGGGCACCACTTTGCAGCCATTGCTGGCGCCGGACCTCTGGTCGGCCCCGTATTGGCGGCGCAAATGGGCTACCTGCCCGGCACACTCTGGCTGATCGCAGGCGTGGTACTGGCCGGTGCAGTGCAAGACTTCATGGTCCTGTTCATGTCCACCCGTCGCAACGGTCGCTCCCTGGGTGACATGGTTCGCGAAGAAATGGGCAAGGTGCCTGGCACCATCGCGCTGTTTGGCTGCTTCCTGATCATGATCATCATCCTCGCGGTGCTGGCGCTGATTGTGGTCAAAGCCCTGGCCGAAAGCCCATGGGGCATGTTCACGGTGATGGCGACCATCCCGATTGCGATGTTCATGGGCATCTACATGCGCTACATCCGCCCGGGCCGCATCGGTGAAATCTCGTTTGTCGGGGTATTCCTGCTGCTGGGTTCCATCTGGCTGGGGGGCCAGATTGCCGCCAGTCCAGAGTGGGCGCCCGTGTTCACATTCACCGGTACGCAAATCACCTGGATGCTGATCGGCTACGGTTTTGTCGCGGCGGTCTTGCCGGTGTGGCTGGTACTGGCACCGCGTGACTACCTGTCGACCTTCCTCAAAATCGGCACCATCGTGGCCTTGGCGATCGGCATTCTGGTCACCATGCCCGAACTGAAAATGCCAGCGGTCACGCAGTTCATCGACGGCAACGGCCCGGTCTGGAAAGGCGGTCTGTTCCCGTTCCTGTTCATCACCATTGCCTGCGGTGCGGTATCGGGTTTCCACGCACTGATCTCCTCGGGCACCACGCCCAAGCTGCTGGATAACGAAACCAACGCGCGCTACATCGGTTACGGCGGCATGTTGATGGAGTCCTTCGTGGCCATCATGGCGATGGTTGCCGCATCGGTGATCGAGCCGGGCGTGTACTTCGCCATGAACAGCCCGGCAGCCATTGTCGGGTCCGATGTTGTCGGTGTAGCGCAGACGATCAGCAGCTGGGGCTTTGCCATTACCCCGGATGCCCTGACGGCTCTGGCCAAAGACATCGGTGAAACAACCGTTCTTGCACGTGCCGGCGGCGCGCCAACCCTGGCAGTGGGCATCGCACAGATCCTGCATAACGTGTTGCCGGGCGAAAACACCATGGCGTTCTGGTATCACTTCGCCATTTTGTTCGAAGCCCTGTTCATCCTGACTGCAGTCGATGCCGGTACGCGTGCCGGTCGTTTCATGCTGCAAGACCTGCTGGGCAGCTTTGTACCTGCCCTCAAACGCACCGAGTCCTGGGGCGCCAACCTGTTGGCAACTGGCCTGTGTGTGGCGATGTGGGGCTACTTGCTGTACCAGGGCGTGATCGACCCTCTGGGCGGGATCAACACCTTGTGGCCGCTGTTCGGTATCTCTAACCAGATGCTGGCGGGTATCGCGCTGATGCTGGCGACCGTTGTGCTGATCAAAATGAAGCGCCAGCGCTACATTTGGGTGACCATGCTGCCGGCGGTCTGGCTGCTGATCTGTACCACAGCGGCTGGCTTCATCAAGTTGTTCGATGCCAACCCGGCCATCGGCTTCCTGTCCCTGGCCAACAAGTACAGCACCGCGCTGGACGCGGGCCAAGTACTGGCACCGGCGAAAAACATCGATCAGATGCAGCACGTGATCATCAACGCGTACACCAACGCTGGCTTGACGGCACTGTTCCTGTTTGTGGTGTTCAGCATCCTGTTCTATGCGATCAAAGTCGGCATTGCCGCCTGGGGCAGCAAAGAGCGTACGGATAAAGAAGCGCCATTCCAGGCCATGCCGGATGCATAA
- the mscL gene encoding large-conductance mechanosensitive channel protein MscL produces the protein MGVISEFKAFAVKGNVVDMAVGIIIGAAFGKIVSSFVGDVIMPPLGLLIGGVDFSDLVITLKAAVGDAPAVVVAYGKFIQSIIDFVIVAFAIFMGVKAINRLKREEAVAPSAPPLPSKEEELLGEIRDLLKVQNNRP, from the coding sequence ATGGGCGTGATAAGTGAGTTCAAGGCCTTCGCGGTCAAAGGTAACGTGGTCGATATGGCCGTCGGTATTATCATCGGCGCGGCATTCGGCAAGATCGTTTCATCCTTCGTCGGCGATGTGATCATGCCACCTCTGGGCTTGTTGATCGGAGGCGTGGATTTCAGTGACCTGGTCATTACGCTCAAAGCCGCGGTTGGCGATGCACCTGCGGTGGTTGTGGCTTATGGCAAATTCATCCAGAGCATCATCGACTTTGTCATCGTCGCCTTTGCAATCTTCATGGGCGTGAAGGCCATCAACCGCCTGAAGCGTGAAGAAGCGGTCGCGCCAAGCGCGCCTCCTCTTCCATCAAAAGAAGAAGAGCTGCTCGGTGAGATTCGCGACTTGCTCAAAGTTCAGAACAATCGACCATAA
- a CDS encoding YbdD/YjiX family protein: MFNDLSRLGKYLGQAARLMVGMPDYDTYVEHMQTKHPDKPVMSYEVFFRERQEARYGGKAGPKCC; encoded by the coding sequence ATGTTCAATGACCTGAGTCGCCTCGGTAAATACCTCGGTCAGGCCGCGCGCCTGATGGTCGGCATGCCCGACTACGACACCTACGTCGAGCATATGCAAACCAAGCACCCGGACAAGCCGGTCATGAGCTACGAGGTGTTCTTCCGTGAGCGCCAAGAAGCCCGTTATGGCGGTAAAGCCGGCCCCAAGTGCTGTTAA